In Candidatus Desulfofervidus auxilii, one genomic interval encodes:
- a CDS encoding ABC transporter ATP-binding protein: MSETILAIQNLSKIYKIKTHPFSLKYAWLKAVNDVSLNIRKGELLGLVGESGCGKTTLAKLLLFLEKPDQGKIQWRDTLLTGLGPKKLKFWRRLVQPIFQDPFASLNPKQTINQILQEPLLIHHLGDSRKRNRAVNQVLTEVGLSPKLKTAYPHQLSGGQRQRIAIARALILKPEFIIADEPTSALDVSVQAQIVNLLLESQAKRQITYLFISHNLSLVANIAERIAVMYMGKLIEIMERNQFLGEHHPYTEVLWSSIPRLERKTKINVQQWGEPPNPLSLPSGCVFHPRCKQKIEICKKEEPSLKEIKPGHWIACHLF; this comes from the coding sequence ATGAGTGAAACAATTTTAGCTATACAAAATTTATCCAAAATATATAAAATTAAAACCCACCCTTTTAGTTTGAAATATGCATGGCTTAAGGCGGTCAATGATGTATCTTTAAATATAAGGAAAGGGGAACTATTAGGATTGGTAGGTGAAAGTGGATGTGGAAAGACTACCTTAGCCAAACTCCTCCTCTTTTTAGAAAAACCAGACCAAGGCAAAATTCAGTGGAGAGATACGCTTTTGACTGGTTTAGGTCCTAAAAAATTAAAATTTTGGCGGCGTCTGGTGCAACCTATATTTCAGGATCCCTTTGCTTCTCTAAATCCAAAACAAACTATAAATCAGATTTTACAAGAGCCTTTATTAATCCATCACCTGGGTGATAGTAGAAAAAGGAATAGAGCAGTAAACCAAGTTCTCACCGAAGTAGGTCTTTCACCCAAACTAAAAACTGCTTATCCTCATCAACTCTCTGGAGGACAAAGGCAAAGAATAGCCATTGCTCGTGCCCTCATATTAAAACCTGAATTTATTATTGCAGATGAACCCACTTCTGCTTTAGATGTATCTGTACAAGCCCAAATTGTCAACTTATTACTTGAAAGTCAAGCCAAAAGACAAATAACTTACCTTTTTATCTCTCACAATTTGAGTTTAGTGGCTAATATAGCTGAGAGGATAGCGGTGATGTATATGGGTAAGCTCATAGAAATTATGGAAAGGAATCAGTTTTTAGGAGAACATCATCCTTATACAGAAGTTCTGTGGTCATCCATACCCAGATTAGAAAGAAAAACTAAAATAAATGTGCAACAATGGGGAGAACCTCCTAATCCCCTGTCTTTACCATCAGGTTGTGTCTTTCACCCCAGATGTAAACAAAAAATAGAAATATGCAAGAAAGAAGAGCCTTCTCTCAAGGAGATAAAACCAGGGCATTGGATTGCCTGTCACTTATTTTAA
- a CDS encoding MltA domain-containing protein, whose amino-acid sequence MRIKLIVFFVVFLYLGCIPKKLPPPLEFVPSKDWPLLTKPKDMEAFQTALNNSLNYYHRLPSDYTMFVGDTAYTVGELIEGLKRFQVCLKKPNWQSCLKAHFDLYQATGMNNKKQALFTGYYQPILFGSFSPTERYRYPIYSIPDEWVKIDLRRFGKNLPHLVLKGMVQGHEIVPFYTRSEIDFEHKLKGKGYEILWVDDPVELFFLHIQGSGMVILPDGQRIYVHYAASNGRYYHSIGQSMKSLGLIEDGNGLEIKRYLRSHPEKIKTVFSKNPSYIFFEIRDKGPLGALEEVLVPYYSVATDFNIFPKGAILFITTEIPLVNDRQELLGWRPFSTFAFNQDSGGTIKGSGRVDIFFGTGPLAEAQACYMDRYGKLYLLMKKK is encoded by the coding sequence ATGCGCATTAAATTAATTGTCTTTTTTGTAGTTTTTCTTTATTTAGGATGTATTCCTAAAAAACTACCTCCTCCTTTAGAGTTTGTTCCTTCCAAAGATTGGCCACTATTAACTAAACCCAAAGATATGGAGGCATTTCAAACTGCCTTAAATAATAGCCTTAATTATTACCATCGTCTTCCCTCTGATTATACTATGTTTGTGGGAGATACTGCTTATACTGTGGGAGAGCTAATTGAAGGGTTAAAGCGCTTTCAGGTTTGTTTAAAGAAGCCAAATTGGCAAAGTTGTTTAAAGGCTCACTTTGACCTTTATCAAGCAACAGGCATGAATAATAAGAAACAAGCACTATTTACAGGTTATTATCAGCCTATCCTTTTTGGAAGTTTTTCCCCTACCGAGAGATATCGTTATCCTATTTATAGTATACCAGATGAATGGGTAAAAATTGATTTGCGACGCTTTGGTAAAAATTTACCCCATCTGGTGTTAAAAGGAATGGTTCAGGGGCATGAAATTGTGCCTTTTTATACCCGTTCAGAAATAGATTTTGAGCATAAATTAAAGGGGAAGGGATATGAAATTTTGTGGGTAGATGACCCAGTAGAGTTATTTTTTCTCCATATTCAAGGTTCTGGGATGGTTATTTTACCAGATGGACAAAGGATTTATGTTCACTATGCTGCTTCTAATGGGCGTTATTACCACAGTATTGGTCAATCAATGAAAAGCTTAGGTTTAATAGAAGATGGTAATGGTTTAGAGATAAAAAGATACTTAAGGTCTCATCCTGAAAAAATAAAAACTGTTTTTTCTAAAAATCCAAGCTATATATTTTTTGAAATTAGAGATAAGGGCCCTTTAGGGGCCTTGGAAGAGGTTTTAGTCCCTTATTATTCAGTAGCTACTGACTTTAATATTTTCCCCAAAGGAGCTATTCTTTTTATAACTACAGAAATTCCCTTAGTAAATGACCGGCAAGAATTACTTGGTTGGAGACCATTTAGCACCTTTGCTTTTAACCAAGATAGTGGTGGAACAATTAAAGGAAGTGGCAGGGTGGATATCTTTTTTGGCACAGGCCCACTTGCTGAGGCTCAGGCATGTTATATGGACAGGTATGGCAAGCTTTACTTGCTGATGAAAAAAAAGTGA